The Tachysurus fulvidraco isolate hzauxx_2018 chromosome 10, HZAU_PFXX_2.0, whole genome shotgun sequence genome segment tctgtctgtctctctctctctctctatcgctctctctctctctctctctgtctgtctgtctctctctctctctctctctctctctctgtctgtctgtctctctctctgtctctctctctctctctctctctctctctctctctctctctctctctctctcacaccacactcCATTGTAGATAAGTAAAATCAATGTCACATTTCTCTCTAAAGCTAATTAAGCCATATGCTCTgggctttaaacacacacacacacaatcaatcaatcagtgcTCAGCTTCAATGCTACATCACATCTGAATAAATCATCATTAGTAATTAGTAAACAGTTAGATAActatgtttataatgatgtataaacaTGTGTGTATAACTCACTATAACTCACTATAACTCACATTAACAGTAATATAACTCACATTAACTCACATTAACAGTAATATAACTCACATTAACTCACATTAACAGTAATATAACTCACATTAACAGTAATATAACTCACATTAACTCACATTAACAGTAATATAACTCACATTAACAGTAATATAACTCACATTAACAGTAATATAACTCACATTAACAGTAATATAACTCACATTAACTCACATTAACAGTAACAAGtacagaattattttattcttaaaaataaatctgttttagACTATTATATGTTTAATGATCATTATTCAGCCCATGTGAGCTTCAGGTCCTCCTGTATCTTCTGACCAGGGTTACAGAGCCAGATCTGAGGGTCTGCAGGGTCAAAGGTCAGGAGACAGTGAGGGAAAGAGGGGAGGGGGTAGAgaaagggggagggggaggggggagagtgtgtgtgtaatacacagTTTGTAAAGTAAAGGGTAAATGATGATCTAACTCGTCATGTCTGTTACTCTGTTCTTATATAAGGACTGTGCTGcgcccccctccccccccccccatgtatCATACCACCATATATTATAGTTACCTGGAACAACCCATTATTACCCCTTTATCACCCTGTTACTACTAATATATGGACTGTTTTCAGTTGCATATTGAATAACAGTTATATATTTTTGCCCTgtgatataattataattataaacattagAATGCAAAACATTTTAAGTAGACAAATCATTTATGTAGaaatctcagtgtgtgtgtgtgtgtttgcttaaatgtgtgtgtgtctgtgtatatgtgtgcatgtatgtgtctgtgtatgtgcgtgtgtgtacgcgcatgtgtgtgagtgtgagtgtgtgtgtgtgtacgtgtgtgtgcatgtatgtgtgtgtgtgtgtgtgcgcatgtgtgtgtgtgtatgtatgtgtgtgtgtatgtgcgtgtgtacgtgtgtgtacgtgcatgtgtgtgagtgtgtgagtgtgagtgtgtgtacgtgtgtgtgcatgtatgtgtgtgtgtgtgtgtgtgtgtgtgtgtgcataaatgtgtgagtgtgtgtgtgtgtgtgtacgtgtgtgtgcatgtatatgtgtgtgtgtgcataaatgtgtgtgtctgtgtatgtgtgtgcatgtatgtgtgtgtgtgtgtgtgtgtgcataaatgtgtgagtgtgtgtgtgtgtgtgtgtacgtgtgtgtgcatgtatatgtgtgtgtgtgtctgtgtatgtgtatgtgtgtgcatgtatgtgtctgtgtatgtatgtgtatgtgtgtgcatgtatgtgtctgtgtatgtatgtgtgtgtgtgtatgtatgtgcgtgtgtacgtgtgtgtacgcgcatgtttgtgattgtgtgcgtgtgtgtgtgcatgtgtgtgtgagtgtgtgtgtgtgtgtgtgtgtgtgtgtgtgtgtgtgttcaggccgAGGAGAGCATGTGATATCAGTGATCTGATTAGTCTCCTGTGGCAGTTTATGATCATCTCACTGTAAAGTTCTTCATCTCAGCGCTGATGTCAGAGTTCAGAACAAACCTCAACCATCTCCTGTCCCTGGATCTCACGCATGTGGGTgactttctctgtctctatcaTCATTGTCCCATCAACCATTTTTGCTGTAGCCTGtggagaaatacacacacacacacacacacacacacacacacacacacacacacatacacatacacacacgcacacacacacacacacacacacacacacacacacacacacacacacacacacatacacacgcacacacacacacacacacacatacacacactcacacacacacacacacacacacatacacatacacacacgcacacacacacacatacacacacgcacacacacacacactcatacacacacacactcatacacacacacacacacacacacacacaaacacacacacacacatacacacacgcacacacacacgcacaaacacacacacacacacacacacactcatacacacacacacacacacacacacacacacatttaatattttaagaatTACAATTCTCTAAAACAAactgaatatatttattgtttcactctttccataataAACCCTGTGAAATGTATTAATGTGTAACGTCTTGTCCTCCATGTGGAGCTCTAACACTTGCCCGAGTCTTTCCTCCATCCATGGTTGTGAACTCATTCTCTTTCCCGATGGTGAAGGAGTTGGTGTTTGTGCGCAATGGTGTTTTAACAGAGACCACGAAGTCATCACCAGTTTGTTTTATAATCATTAAGGGCTTCACTTCCCTCATCATTTTCCCCATTACGCTTggtacagctacacacacacacacacacacacacacacacacacacacacaccccaaactgCTTTAATTTAAACACTGACATATTTTATAACCTACAcgttacacactatacacacgtTTGCTTTGGTGACGATTAGATAAAAAGTGAACCAACAAATTTCaagggaaaaaagggaaaaaactaGATGTAGTGTTTTAGGTAAGAATCCCATCACGGTTTGTTCTGCTTTACATCAGACCGAAATCCTCAACTTCTTCATCTGAAGCTTTATTTCTTCCTTTGGATTTGTGCTTTAATTTTATCTTCAGCTGTCTAACAGAGATGTGTGAGATTTGTACTAAAATAGATCTGGTAGTTGGAGCTCCAGCAGCTTCACTGTGCATGAATTatctcaggtttatattaatgtactcgctcttatcgtttctatagcaacagctcatacaCAGCGACAGCTTACACACAACatgaacaataaataatgtgtgtaaggAGTCTACAGTGTCAGCACATAAGAGTCAGAGGTAAAGCGATGACTATAAAGTTATAAACAGTTTCTCTTTAACAGAAAGCTCGGTCTGTATCTCACTCAGAATAAATATCATAGTGAATGATGGAGAAACTCACACACAGCTTTGAGAAACTCCTCAGGGTCTCCCTGCTCGTACATCTGCCACGTCCCACTGAAATCCACAGCCATGACAGGACAAGTTCTGCTCAACACACTgctcaacacacactctgtcctgctcaacacacactctgtcctgctcaacacacactctgtcctgctcaacacacactctgtcctgcTCAACACACTgctcaacacacactctgtcctgctcaacacacactctgtcctgctcaacacacactctgtcccgctcaacacacactctgtcccgctcaacacacactctgtcccgctcaacacacactctgtcccgctcaacacacactctgtcccgctcaacacacactctgtcctgctcaacacacactctgtcctgctcaacacacactctgtcctgctcaacacacactctgtcctgctcaacacacactctgtcctgctcaacacacactctgtcctgcTCAAGACACACTCTCCTTATTACtcaagtgtgtttgttgttttcattttaatcacatCCTTTGGGTACAGTGTcattagaacacacacaaatacacacacaaacacacacagtatcattCTGAGTCATGACCTCTCCTGAGGGCAGAACACACACCATTAGAGGCCAATTAGTGAGCTGAATGTTTCCGTGTAGTTGATCACAGAGTTTTTACTTCTCTAAACATTTAGTATGAAAATGAGTAAAATCTCaaactcttttattttatttgatacatgattttctatatattatattattgttacatattctattcattcacacacacacgcacgcactcacacacacacacacacgcgcatacacacacacacacacacacacacacacacacacacacacacgcatacacgcacgcacacacacacgcatacacacacgcacacacacacgcatacacacacgcacacgcatacacacacacacacacacacacacacacacaaacacacacagcactctcaGATGTAGTTATTCTCATCAGAACATTATGTTTTGTGTTCCTTGACTCCTGGAGCAATGCACACATGACAAGAATCATAGtcatcctcatcttcctcctcaaTGTTGCTCACTTCCTGGTTGGTTATATTTTGAGGAGGTTTCTGCACCTCGACATCCAGACCAAACGTTACACTCAGCTTTCGGTCTGTTCCTTCAAGGCAGCCATCTTGGACCTTACAGTCTGACTCCGTCTGAGACtcgtctcttttcttctttaatgAATCTTTGATTTTGTTGACGAAGGTTTTCTCGACTCCGTCTTGGGTTTTGTTTCTGTCGTCTGGTCTCGGTTTTGTCTCATTCAGTAGGTTCAGCGAGTCTGTAGAAGTGGAGCACAGCTCTGTTCTGATGGTGATGTCATCGACTGCAGTCCTGCTCGGTTCATCTggtggaaaagaaaaacatccagaACTTTTagtgtgtgacatcatcataaaCGTTCAGTGACACAAACATGGACGTCACGATGTTTTAATCTGGATGAGCTTCTGCTTCTAGACTTTGTTCTTGTTCTAGTTCttgttgtttatttggtttCTTGATCTTTTTTCTAGTTTTTAATTTGtaactaattttattttagttctcGACTTTCATCCAATTTAATTTTTTCtgcacaaactcacaaacacaaacctgagcGATCTTCACACAGGCCAAAGAGGGACGATGTCCTGCTGCATGTGATCGTTTGGATCCTTTACTGCTTTCCTCTCGTCTCAGATTTTAGTTACGTTCTGTTTCCATGGTGACTAAAGATTATACAGTAGTAATAAGACTCTCTGTTGTGGTTCTTGTTTTAAACCAGATTTATTTTAGAGTTTTAGACTCGAGATGTTTTTTAGGActgattttgctttttttttccatttctgtttttatcgttcatctttttcttttcttttattttatagttcAGATTCTAATTCtggtgaatgagagagtgtgcgtgtgtgtgtgtgtgtgtgtgtgtgtgtgtgtgtgtgtgtgtgtgtgagtgtgtgtgtgtgaatgacagtgtatgtgtgccctgtgatgggttggcgctccgtccagggtgtatcctgcctcgatgcccaatgacacctgagataggcacaggctccccgtgacccgagaagttcagataagtggtaggaaatgaatgagagagagagagagagagagagagagagagagagagagagagagagagagagagagagagagattctatTTCTGCTTAAGAAATGGCCAAATGCTTCTGTTTACTTACTGAAGATGTGGTTTGCTCTCCTCATCAGGGGGGAGATCCTTTTAGCTGGGACAGTCAAATAGTGACTCATCTGTGggaaagtgcacacacacacacacacacacacacacacacacacacacacacacacatacatacatacacacacatacacacacacatacacacacacacacacacacacacacacacacacacacacacacacacacacacacacacatacatacacacacatacacacacacacacacacacacacacacacacacacacacacacacacatacatacacacacacacacacacacacacacacacacacacacatacacacacacacatacacacacacacacatacacacacacatacacacacacacacatacacacacacatacacacacacacacacacacacacacacacacacacacacacacacacacacacacacacacacacacacacacacacacacacacacacacatacacattggtGGAGTTTAAACATTTGGGTGGAGTTTAGATTTGTGGGTGGGGTTAATATAAACGAGTTGATCCTCACCCTCCGCTCCATCTGTGCCCTCTGTCTGTGAAGCCAAACCTCACGCCACTCCACCTTTTCTTCCtccagcagcagtgtgtgtctaCTGTAAGAAcgcatctacacacacagcagaattGAGAAatactaagtgtgtgtgtgcgcgcgcacgcgcgtgcatgcgtgtgttagtgtgtgtgtgtgtgcacgtgcatgcgtgtgttactgtgtgtgtgtatgcgtgtgcatgcgtgtgtttgtgtgtgtgtgcgcgcttgcatgcgtgtgttactgtgtatatgtgtgtgtgtgtgtgtgtgtgtgtgtgtgtgtgtgtgtgtgtgtgtgtgtgtttcaccctTTGCTGTGGTTTCTGTAGGTTTGCTGTAAGAATGTTCCGTATTGCTGCCTCTTGTTCCTTTGTGATCTTCATCTTGTTCTTCCTCTCACTCTGAACattcctgtaaacacacacattttaatatttgtattttataggtgtgtatctgtgtataatCAATagctcttctgtgtgtgtgtgtgtgtgtgtgtgtgtgtgtgtgtgtgtgtgtgtgtgtgtgtgtgtgtgtgtgttactcacagTAATGATGCAGCAGAAGGCAGTGACGGTTTTAACCTGCCTGCAGTTCTGCTCTCGGCCACTTGGAGTGCCTGTTTAATCTCCAGTTTATTATAGAAGGAGACGAGCTGTGGTTCCTCAGACCTGTCTCCTGAAATCAGCCACTTCCTCATGTAGTGCTTATTAAACCGGGTCAGTCTGAGACACACAGGGCATGAAAGGGCATTAAAGGGCATGACAGGGCATGACAGCTTCATCCTGTCCTaacttttattttcatcataACATTGTTgatggtgttcagtgtgtttactgACTTGTCTTTCCAGTGAAGGTGTCCATAATGACCACAGATACACTCGATTCCTATCAGCACATTGTCaagaaactacacacacacacacacacacacacacacacacacacacacacacacacacacacacacgttgtgctgtttaataaaatgtgatGTGTTGGGGATATTAGATTCCTATAACAACAAACCCACAACTGTTTCggtgacttgctcaagggcacctcagtcatggccaccccgagactcgaacccacaaccttagggataggagtcaaactctctaacaattaggccacaacttccccttatttatgttatttatgaataacaaactttattattacatttattgttgtAAAACATCATTGAAACAAGTTAGTCCGTGTCGTCacttatagcagctataaacactcgtTTCCCACCAGCCGCTCTTTATTCTCCTTTTACTGCAcaataacataaacatacactttATAATCTGACTGAAAAACCTCAAACAGAAAACATAACGTTACACCTTTATCCCTGACTGTTGGAGACGCCGTCCCTACAAGTTACACCTTTATCCCTGACTGTTGGAGACGCCGTCCCTACAAGTTACACCTTTATCCCTGACTGTTGGAGACGCCATCCCTACAAGTTACGCCTTTATCCCTGACTGTTGGAGACGCCGTCCCTACATGTTATGCCTTTATCCCTGACTGTTGGAGACGCCGTCCCTACATGTTACACCTTTATCCCTGTCTGTTGGAGAC includes the following:
- the fabp10b gene encoding fatty acid-binding protein, liver → MAVDFSGTWQMYEQGDPEEFLKAVSVPSVMGKMMREVKPLMIIKQTGDDFVVSVKTPLRTNTNSFTIGKENEFTTMDGGKTRATAKMVDGTMMIETEKVTHMREIQGQEMVETLRSGSVTLVRRYRRT